From Quercus robur cultivar Fastigiata chloroplast, complete genome:
GGATATATTATCCAAATTGTTAACTCCAGATATAAACCTTTTACATCAAAATTCAAACAATTCGGTGGATTGGTATGAATTTGTGACAAATGCAGGTTTTTCGTTGAGTATAGCTTATCTCGGAATATTTATAGCGTCTTTTTTATATAAGCCTGTTTATTCATCTTTACAAAATTTTAACTTTAAAAATTCATTTGTTAAAAGTGTTCCTAATAAAAATAAAATTGTTTTTGAAAAAATAAAAAATGTCATATATGATTGGTCAGATAATCGTGGCTACATGGATGTTCTTTATGTAATATCCTTAACTGATGCTATAAGAGCGTTGGCCGAATTAACTCATTTTTTTGATAGACGAATAATTGATGGAATTACGAATGGGGTTGGTATTACAAGTTTTTTTGTAGGAGAGGGTATCAAATATATAGGAGGTGGCCGAATTTCTTCTTATCTTTTATTGTATTTATCTTATATATTAATCTTTTTATTAATTTTAATTTTCTTTTTAAAATTTATAAGCTTTTATTTCATTTAAAGAAATAAACTTTTCTAACTTCGAATTTTCTTGATTGCCATCTAGATAAGAAGTTTCATAAATGGGTCTATTTTTATAGCGTGTCTCTTTAAAGTGGAATTCATCCTTTGTTTTTTCCTTTCCATTCATTCGGATCTCTTCCGTTTCATCCATTTTTATTTTGTCCGGATCCTCCTTTTCTTCCGAAAAAAGAGAAAGAGAAGGATCTTCTTCGGTGGATTCCTCTTGTTCCTGTTTAGTCCCCTTCGTTTCGGAAGTTGTTTCTATTTCTACATCTGTTTCTTCCTCACTTTCTCCCCTTTCTTCCGTTTCTTTCAGTTTCTTAGTAACAATGGGTGACGGTACTCTGCCTAAATAGTACACACAGGTAATAAATAAGAGAATACTAAAGATTCGAGCCATAGAATTTCTCAATTCTGACACAAGGTACTTATTAGATCTAATAAGTACATTAAATCTAATAGAATTATTTTGCTGTATCCAGACTAATACCAATCCAACCCATTTCATGAATAAAATGTGACCAATTAACCAACCAACAAAACTAC
This genomic window contains:
- the ycf1 gene encoding hypothetical chloroplast RF19, yielding MILKSFILGNPVSLCMKIINSVVVVGLYYGFLTTFSIGPSYLFLLRARVIEEGIEKKVSATTGFITGQLMMFISIYYAPLHLALDRPHTITVLALPYLLFHFFWNNHKHFFDYGSTTRNSMRNLSIQCVFLNNLIFQLFNHFILPSSMLVRLVNISMFRCNNKILFVTSSFVGWLIGHILFMKWVGLVLVWIQQNNSIRFNVLIRSNKYLVSELRNSMARIFSILLFITCVYYLGRVPSPIVTKKLKETEERGESEEETDVEIETTSETKGTKQEQEESTEEDPSLSLFSEEKEDPDKIKMDETEEIRMNGKEKTKDEFHFKETRYKNRPIYETSYLDGNQENSKLEKFISLNEIKAYKF